The genomic region GAGAATTGAATCACGACCGCGCGACGCTGGGAAGGGTTTTTCCGCAGCCTGCTAGACCGGAGATCGCGATGGGAATCGCCCCTGGCGATCCAACCACCACTTGTCAGTTTCAGTCCCGGTGATCATACTGTTTTGTATGGATCAATTAGGTAAATTCGCCGGCGGCAATGCCAGGGGCAGCAAGGGAACGCTGGGGTGCGACCATCCGGGCTGCGCCGGCGCGGCGACGCATCGGGCGCCGAAATACCCTGGTGTCCCGGACGACCACTACTGGTTCTGCCTGGACCATGTCCGCGAATACAACAGCAAATGGAACTATTATGCCGGCATGACGGACGGGCAGGTCGAACAGGAAATCCGTAACGATACGGTGTGGCGACGCCCGACATGGCCGCTTGGCGGCAGGGCCGCGAATGGCGGTTGTCATGCGCGCATGAACTTCCGAGACGATTTCAACGTCTTCGAGGCCGCGGCCGGCGCGCGGCGGCAGCAGAAGCAATCCGGCGATGCCGCCCCCGAACCGGCGGCGCATATCCGCCATGCGCTTAGAATCATGGCGATTGAGCCGCCAGTAACCTTGACCGAATTGAAGTCGCGTTATAAGGAATTGGTCAAACGGTTACATCCTGATGCAAACGGCGGCGATAGGGTGGCGGAGGACAAATTGAAGGATATCAATCAGGCCTATGCCACAATTAAGAAATTCCTTGCAGCCTAGCATTTCATTATCGCTACTTAAACGACTGGATTCATGTAAATGAGCACGACTGACAGCCCGGCCCGGGCCCACGAACTTGACGCGCCCGATACCAAGGTGTCCGTCCGCGAAGTATTTGGTCTGGATACCGACATGATTGTCCCGGCATTCTCGTCCGGCTCCGATTATGTCCCTGACCTGGACGATACCTACGTATTTGATTATGAAACGACGATGGCAATCCTGGCGGGGTTCAGCCACAATCGCCGTGTGATGATCCAGGGCTATCACGGCACGGGCAAGTCCACGCATATCGAACAGGTTGCCGCCCGGCTGAACTGGCCGTGCGTGCGGGTCAATCTGGACAGCCATATCAGCCGTATCGACCTGCTGGGCAAGGACGCAATCGTCCTGCGCGACGGCATGCAGGTAACCGAATTCCGCGAAGGGATCCTGCCCTGGGCGCTGCAGGGTCCCTGCGCCCTGTGTTTCGATGAATATGACGCAGGCCGTCCGGATGTCATGTTCGTGATCCAGCGTATTCTGGAAATCGACGGCAAGCTGACGCTGCTGGATCAAAGCCGGATCATCCGGCCGCACAAGTATTTTCGCCTGTTCTCCACCGCGAACACAGTCGGTCTCGGCGATACGACCGGGCTGTATCACGGCACGCAGCAGATCAACCAGGGCCAGATGGACCGCTGGAACATCGTGACGACGCTGAACTACCTCGATCACGAGGTCGAGGAGCAAATCGTCCTCGCGAAGCTGCCGACATATAACACACCGGAAGGCCGTCAGATGATCGAGAAAATGGTCGCTCTGGCCGACCTGACCCGGTCCGGCTTCATCGGCGGCGATATTTCAACCGTCATGTCGCCCCGGACCGTCCTCACCTGGGCCGAGAACGCGGATATCTTCGCCGATATAGGCTTTGCCTTCCGCGTCACGTTCCTCAACAAATGCGACGAAACGGAACGCTCGGTCGTCGCCGAGTATTATCAGCGGTGTTTCGGAACGGACCTGCCGGAAGCCGGCGTCATGAAAGCAGCGAGTTGACGATACGCCCATGAGCGAGGCCGAACCCCCAATTGAAAGTTTCAAACGCGCGGTCGCGGCCTGTTTTCGTGCCGTCGCGGATGATTCCGAAGTCGACGTTTCCTTCACGGCCGAACCGCCGGGCGTCATCGGCAAGCGCGCGCGCCTGCCGTTTCCGAGCCGGAACCTGCCGCCGGAGGAAGTCGCACAGGTTCGGGGCGAAGCCGATGCGCTGGCGCTCAAGCTGCGTCACCATGACCCCGCAATTCATGCCAGGGCCATGCCCGGCGGCGATACGGCACCCGCCATTTTCGAAATGCTGGAACAGGCCCGGATCGAGGCAATCGGCGCCAAGCGCATGTCCGGCCTGAACGCCAATATCGCCGCGTCGCTGGAAGACCGCTATCGCCGCGCCGGCCTGCACCGGGTTACCGAACGCAATGACGCCACCATGCCGGAAGCCGTCCGGCTGATGGCGCGGCAGCTTTTTACAGGTTCCGAACCACCCCCTGCCGCCCAGGCGGTCTTCGAGCAATGGGAATCGGAACTCCGGGAAAAAATCGGGGCGGACCTGGAAGAACTGAGTCACGTCATCGACAATCAGGCGGAGTACAGCCGGGCCGCGCGCCAGCTGATCCAGGATCTCGACATCGAGATCGGCGTCGAGCAGGATTCAGAGGACAGTGAATCGGGAGACGACGAATCGGACGAGGACTCGGTACAGTCCGAATCCGAGGATGAAGGCGGCGATCCCTCGGATGCGGCGGGCGAAGCCGGCGGCGATTCCAGCGAGGCCGAAGGCGGCGACGAGGAAGACGGCGATACCAACCCGGAAGATTCCGACGGCGAAATGATGCCGGCCGACGGCAGCGAGGAACCAGGCGATCCCGGCAAGCGCTGGCGGCCCGAACACGACCTGTCGAATGTGCCCCGCGAACCGTTCTACGGCGCCTATACCGAAACCTATGACGAAGTCGTCTTGGCCGAAACGCTTTGCGACCCGGAAGAACTGTCGCGTCTGCGGCAGCTTCTCGACCAGCAGCTGGCCCAGTTGCAGGGGTTGATCGGGCGGCTGGCCAACCGGCTGCAGCGCCGTCTTCTGGCGAAGCAGACCCGGTCATGGGACTTCAATCTGGAAGAAGGGCTGCTGGACACGGCGCGACTGGTGCGGGTCATCACCAATCCGATGCATCCGCTTTCCTTCAAGCTGGAGCAGGAAACCGATTTCCGGGATACCGTGGTCACCCTGCTGATCGACAATTCGGGATCGATGCGCGGCCGGCCGATCACCATCGCGGCGATGAGCGCCGACGTCCTGTCGCGGACGCTGGAGCGCTGCGGCGTGAAGGTCGAGGTCCTGGGCTTTACCACGCGCGCCTGGAAGGGCGGCCAGTCGCGTGAGCAATGGATCGCCGACGGCAAGCGGCCCAATCCCGGCCGGCTGAACGACCTGCGCCATATCATCTACAAGGCCGCGGATTCGCCCTGGCGGCGGGCGCGCAAGAATCTTGGCCTGATGCTGCGCGAAGGGCTGCTGAAGGAGAATATCGACGGCGAGGCGCTGCTCTGGGCGCATGACCGGTTGCTGGCGCGTCCCGAACAGCGCCGCATCCTGATGGTCATCTCCGATGGCGCGCCGGTGGACGATTCGACACTGTCGGTCAATCCGGGGAATTACCTGGAACGGCACCTGCGCGACGTGATCGAATATATCGAGACCCGGTCGCCCGTCGAACTGATCGCCATCGGTATCGGGCATGACGTTACGCGGTATTACCGGCGCGCGGTCACTATCGTCGATGTCGAGCAACTGGGCGGCACCATGATGGAAAAACTGGCCGAACTGTTCGACGAGGAATCGGCCCGCGCCCAGGAGCCCCGCGCCCGCACCCGCACCCGGTCGACGCGCCGTTAGATCAGATCGTGATTGCGGGCTTCAACGAAATCGGACGGAAAGCGAAGGATCAGCCGGCGTTAGCCGTCGCCCGCTCGATACGCTTCTTGATGCGCTGCGCTTCGGGCGGCAGCTTGCGGTTCGATGTGCCGAGCAGGAAGGCGTCAATGCCGCCATTCTTTTCAATGGTCCGGATCGCGCCCGTGCTGAGGCGCATCTTGACGGACTGGCCCAGCGCATCGCTCAACAGGGACGTCAGCTGCAGGTTGGGCAGAAACCGCCGGCGCGTCTTGTTATGGGCATGGCTGACATTATTGCCGGCCTGAACGCCCTTACCCGTGATCGTGCAGCGTCGTGACATAATAAAACCCTCAATAAAATTCAGGCTCCACGCGGGTTTCCCGCGAGAGCGGCGCTTTTTACGGTACTAATTGAGCCCCGTCAAGGCAGCGCGTCAATTTATCCTGTTCCCAGAAACGCTTCCAGCAGGCGGCGCGCCGCATGGGCCGGCGTGATTTCACCCCGGGCGACCCGGTCTTCCATCTGGCGCCGCAACGAATCGACGCCCGGATGGGCGCGCAGCGCGTCCAGCAGCCGGCCGCTGACCTCCGACCACAGCCAGGCCTTCGCCTGGCTTGCCCGGCGCGCCGCGATTTCGCCGCTGGCGCCCAGGGCGGCGCGGTAGACCGCCACCAGGTCCCAGGCCCGGTCGATACCCGCGCCGGTCAGCGCGGAACAGCTTTCCACCGGCACCTGCCAGTTTGCCGAAGCCGGCCGCAGGAGATGGATGGCGTTGCGGTAATCGGATACCGTATGGCGGGCCGCCGTTTCGAACGCGCCGTCCGCCTTGTTGACCAGGACAATATCGGCAAGTTCGACAATCCCCTTTTTCATACCCTGCAATTCGTCGCCGCCCGACGGCGACAACAGCAGCAGGAACAGGTCCGTCATCTCTTTCACGGCGGTTTCGGACTGGCCGACCCCGACCGTTTCGACGATCACGACATCATAGCCTGCCGCCTCGCACACGGAGATCGTCTCGCGGGTATAGCGCGTGACGCCGCCCAGCGTGGCGCCCGCGGGCGATGGCCGGATAAAGGCGTCGGCATGACGCCCCAGCGTTTCCATGCGGGTCTTGTCGCCGAGTATCGAGCCGCCGCTCAGGGTCGACGACGGATCCACCGCCAGAACGGCGACCCGGCGCCCCTGCCCGATGGCGTGGATCCCGAAGGCTTCGATGAAGGTAGACTTGCCGACGCCGGGGACGCCGGAAATGCCGATCCGGATCGATTCCACCCGGTGCGGCAGCAATGCTTCAAGCAGTCGTTCCGCCAGCGGCCGGTCATCGGCGCGCTGCGATTCTATCAGCGTGATCGCCCGGCCCAGGGCACGGCGGTCACCATCGCGAACACGCCGCGCCAGATCGCCGGGCCCGTCCGCCGCCGCGTTACGTGTCATTGTCACCGAATGCCTTGTTTGCCGCCCTGTCGATTCTGGCGCGGACATCGTCGTCGAGCTTTTCATATTCAGCGCGGCGCCGCCGAAAAATGGTCATGGCGTTATTGATCAACGCTTCGCGCTCCGGATCGGTCGCGGGTGTTCTTTCTGACTCCGCCTCCACGCCGCCAGCCGCCGCCCGCACGTCCGTTGCCCGCTGCTGCAGACGCCTTGCCCTCCTGCGTCCGGCGCGGCCTTTCCTGTCGATAAAGAGACGTTCCAGCAACCAGCCAATCATTGCGGCGAATGCTCCCGTTCATACAAGTATTTTCGCCATCATCACCTCGTCGACAAATCCCCCGTCGACGAACATGGAATCGCGCTTCACGCCCTCCTCGACATATCCCATGCGCCCGTAGAGCGCCCGGGCGCGCGTGTTAGACGCCATAACCGTCAGCTCCAGCCGCCGCAGCCGGCGGCGGCGCGCAAACGCTTCCATTTCCCGCATCAGTGATGCACCAAGGCCGCGGCCGGAATGCGCCTGCAGGACGCCGACGCCAAGCGTCGCGGAAAGCCTGTTGCGCTGAAAATCGCCAGCGGTGACGACCGCCTCGCCCACGGCCGTCTCACCCTGCCAGACGCCTAACAGCAGGTAATGCGGCCGCGCGCTGAAATTTTCGATGATCGCGCGCATTTCGTCCACCGAGCGCGCCCGTTCGCCGGGGGACCGAAGGAAAAAGCTGCTTTCCGCGAGGAGTTGCTCGCCAAACCGGTACAGCGCCGGCGCATCGTCCGCCACTGCGCGCCGCATGGCATAGCCTTCCGCGACCGCCCGGGCGCTATTCGTCGCGGCCCAGGGCACGGCACAACAGGATGTACAGCTTCCCCACATCGGCGGTCATGAACGTGGAGTGCAGCAGGTTTTCCGGATCCGACCCCTGCGCCTCTCCCAGCAACCGGTCGAACTGGTCGACATAGCGCATGACGTAGTAGCGCATGTCGGGATTGGTCCGGATCTTCTCCGTGATGCCGGCGGTCACGGTTGTGGGTTTACCCCGCAGCAGCGCGCGGGTAAAGACGCCGCGGTCGCCCCGCACATAGCGCTTCCAGTCCGCTTCCGGCACCTCGCTGTGCAGCACGCGCGTCAGGTCGATGGCCGTGGAATCCAGATCCTCGACAATAAACCGCGCGGTCTTCAGAAACAGGTCGCGCCGCAGGGTCTGTTCCGCGTCGGCAAGGCTGCGCGCCTGTTCCGCCGCATCGGCCGAAGCCTGCGTCAGACGCACCGCCTGCTGGTCGAATACCTGGCCGGCGCGATCCGCCTTGCGGACCGCCTCGTCAAGCGCCGTGACAATATCGCGGCTGCCGCCCTGGACCTTTTCCGCGACGCCTTCGAAGGTCGTCCGCGCCCTGGCCGCCGCATCCACCATGACCGGTCCCTGCTTCGCCAGCGATTCCATGGCGTCGCGCAACTGCTTTTCGGCCGCTTCGCTGGTCCTGCCCAGCGTTTCCGTCTGCTGGCGGTACGTCGCCGACAATTCTGAAAGGCGCGCCGCGACCTGATCCGACGCGCCGGTCAGATTGCCCGTCTGCTGCGCGAAGGCATCGCCGATCAGTTGCATGTTCCGCGCCGCCTCGGCGGCCGACCGGGACAGTTCCTCGGCCTGGATACGCAGGCCTTCCCGATTGTCGTCCACCTGCAGCCCCGCCTGCATGGATGCCGTCGTCAGGCGCTCGCTCTGTTCATTGAATCGCTCGCCGACATCCCGTAGCAGCCGCAGCGCCGTCTGGACCGCTTCGTTGAGGCCCCCGGATTCGCTGTGAAAGGCGCGTCCGGCCTCCATGATCCGCTTGATGACCTGATCCGCGACGGCAACCAGCTGGTCGACCTGCTGCGCCAGCGTCTGGCCGATTTCCTCCGTCCGGGCGCCGGCATTTTCCGAGGCCCTGTTCAACAGCAGCGCCTGTTCGTCGACGGACAGTCCGATTGCCTTGACCTGGTCGTTGAGATTAGCCACCAGTTCGTGCAGCGCCTGGTTGTCCTCGCGCAGGCTTTCGCGAATACGCTGGGCTGTCTTGACGGCCTGATCGGAGGAATCCGCCAGTTCCTTGGTCTGATGGCGAATGGCGTCGCGGATTTCCCGCACCTGATGCGACGCGTGATCCGACGCCGAGCGCAGGTCATGGCTCTGTTTCTGCAGCAAATCGCCGACCGAGCGCGCCTGCCCGGCCGCCCAGTCCGCCGATTCGCGCAGGGCCTGGGCCTGGGTGCGCAACTGATCGCGGATATTCTGCGCATGGGTCGCGGCCGGTTCGAAGGCTTCGCCGACCTTCCGGCTGCCGTCGCGCAATACGGCGCGCATTTCCTCGGTCCGCGCGCCGAGCATGGTTTCGATCTGCTGGGCCTGTTCCGACGCCCGCTCCGACATCGACGTCAGGGCGCCGACCTGGCGCTCCAGCGCTTCGCGAACCGCATCCGCCCGGATGGCCGCGAGGTCGGAAGCCTTGGAAACCTCGCTGGCCTGGGCGCGCAGCGCCTCGCCCATGGCGCCGACCTTCTGCGCCGCCAGTTCGCCCGCGCGGGTCAATTGCTGGCCCTGGCGCACCGATGCGTTATCGACCGCGTTGGCCTGACTGGCCAGGCTCGTCGCGACCTCCGCCAGTTCCGCGCCCTGCGCGGCCAGCGATTCGCGAATGCTCTCGGTATGCGTGGACGCGCGGTCCGCCGTCTGGGTGATATCGTTCACCTGCTGGTGCATGGCCGCCATCAGTTCATTGGCATCCGTCATCATGCGCTCGATCATGGTCGACAGGTCGTCGGACCGGCGCGACAACCCCTCGTCGATGCGCGACAGGATCGTGTTCGTCGCCTCGCGCAGGCTGATGCCAAGCTTGTCGACACGCGCGGTCGACACGTTAATCATTTCGTCCACCGCCGATTCATGCTTGCCCAGCGCCGTTTGCAGGGTCGCCTGCAGGGCGCTGCCGTGGCGGCTGAGCGCATTGCCCAGCCGGTCGATTTCCTCCCCGGTGCGGGCCGCCACATTGGTGAGCGCATGGGCCTGGATATCGAAGGACTCCTTCAGGCGTTCCGTCACCCGCGCCGTCTGCTGTCGCAGTTCGACGGAAATGTCGTGCGCCCTGGCCGCAGCCAGTTCGCCCGCCGCATTGAGGTCCGAAGCGCCCTTGCCCAGCGTTTCGCCGATGGCGGTGGAGCGCGACGCCGCCGTTTCCGCGGCATGGGACATCGTCTCGGTATATTCGCGGAACAGCGCGCCCATATCCTTGACCTTGTCGGCGGCGCGGTCGGATGCGTTATCCAGCTGTCCCGCCATGTCGCGCAGCGTCCTGGCGATCTCTTCGGACTTTTCCACCGAACGGCGATGGACGGTCGAAAGCTCCACCGTCTGCCGGTCGGTAATTTCGCGCACCGCCGTCTGCTGCGATTCGAACCGGTCGGCCAGCATCGACAGGGCGCTGGCCTGTTCCGACAGGATGCTGCGAAGCTCCGTGACCTCGCTGGCGGCATGATCCGTCGCGTCGTTCAGCGCGCCGGTGTTCCGCGCCATTACATCGGCGACCTCGCTCAACTGGATCGCCGCGCGGTCGCTGGCGCGGTTCAGCGCCTCCGTCTGCTCCCGCAGCAGGTCCGCCACGGTCCTGATGCGGGAATCCGCGTCTTCCGCCGGGTAGGTCAGCAGGGCGAGCTGCCGGCGCAGTGTTTCGGTGTGGTGCCGCAGCTCCAGGTTCGGCCGCACGAAGACCAGCACGAGCCACAGAAAGGCCAGCGGGACGGAAACCCCGGCGATCAGCGCCGCCAGCTCATGCGGCAGCATCGCGCCCAGGAAGGCCCAGCCGAGATACGACTGCACATACCAGGCGGACAGGCCGAGCCAGAGCCCGGAGACCGCCGCGCCCGCGCCGAACAACCGCCGCGAATACCGCGCGGCGCGCGCCGCGACAACGGCGAAATCCTCGCCCGGAGCGGTCTGCACATGGCGCCCGGAACGGGGCAGTTCGGTGACGTTGGCCGGCATGCCGTAAACCTACGCTTATTCAGAAAAAAGATAAACGCATCTCGATACCGCCCCTGCGTCTCGCGAATTCAGGCCGCTTCGCGGCGCCGGCGGATGAGCTGGATGATCTCGCGCGCGGCGACGGGGATGTTCGTGCCGGGACCGTAGATCGCGGCGACGCCCAGTGCCTTCAACTCGTCGTAGTCCTTCGGCGGGATCACCCCGCCGCAGACCACGAGGATATCCTCCGCGCCCAGTTCCTTCAGCCCGTCAATCAGGGCCGGCACCAGCGTCCGGTGCCCCGCCGCCTGCGACGACACGCCGATGATATGCACGTCGTTTTCGACCGCCTGCCGCGCCGCTTCGTCGGGCGTCTGGAACAGGGGGCCGATATCCACGTCGAACCCGATATCGGCAAAGGCGGTGGCGATGATCTTCGCGCCACGGTCATGGCCGTCCTGGCCCAGCTTGACCACCAGCATGCGCGGCCGGCGGCCTTCCTCGGCGGCGAAGCCTTCGACTGCCGTCCGGATTTCGGCGAAGGCGGCATCGTGGTCGTATGCGGCGCCATACACGCCGGAAATAGCCCTGATTTCGGCGCGATGGCGGGTGAACGTTTTTTCCAGCGCATCCGATATCTCGCCGACCGTGGCGCGGGCGCGCGCCGCATCGACCGATAGCGCCAGCAGGTTGCCCGTCCCGGCGGCCGCCGCATCGCCGAGCGCCTGGAGCGTTTCCTGGCAGCGGGCCTCGTCGCGGGTTTCGCGCACCGTCTTCAGGCGGCGAATCTGCGCCTCGCGCACCGCCGTATTGTCGATGTTCAGGATTTCGACCTCGTCCTGCGCCGCCGCCCGGTACCTGTTGACGCCGACGATGACTTCCTCGCCACGGTCGATTCGGGCCTGACGGCGCGCCGCCGATTCCTCGATCCGCAGTTTCGGGACGCCCGCGACCACAGCCTTGGTCATGCCGCCCAGTTCCTCGACCTCGTCGATGATCCGGCGGGCCTCTTCGATCAGGCTCGCGGTGAGGCTTTCCACATAGTAACTGCCGGCCAGCGGATCGATCACCTTCGTGATGCCGGTTTCCTCCTGCAGCACGAGCTGGGTATTCCGGGCGATCCGCGAGGAAAACTCGCTCGGCAGGGCCAGCGCCTCGTCGAACGCGTTGGTGTGCAGCGACTGGGTGCCGCCCAGGCCGGCCGCCATCGCCTCGACGGTGGTGCGGATGATGTTGTTGTAGGGATCCTGCGCCGTCAGCGACACGCCCGATGTCTGGCAATGGGTGCGCAGCATCAGGGATTTCTCGTCCTTCGGCTGGAACAGGTCCTGCATCAGGGTCGCCCAGAGCACGCGCGCGGCCCGTAGCTTGGCGATTTCCATGAAGAAATTCATGCCGATGCAGAAAAAGAAGGACAGCCGCGGCGCAAAGGCGTCCACGTCCAGCCCCTTCGACAGCGCGACGCGGACATATTCGATGCCGTCGGCAATGGTGTAGGCGAGTTCCTGCACGCAGGTCGCGCCTGCTTCCTGCATGTGATAGCCGGAAATCGAGATCGAATTGAAGCGCGGCATGTTCTGCGCCGTGTATTCGATAATGTCGGCGACGATCCGCATCGAGGGTTCGGGCGGGTAGATATAGGTGTTGCGGACCATGAATTCCTTCAGCACGTCGTTCTGGATGGTGCCGCTGAGTTTTTCCAGGGGGACGCCCTGTTCCTCGCCGGCGACGATAAAGCTGGCCAGCACCGGCAGCACCGCGCCGTTCATGGTCATGGAAACCGACATCCGGTCGAGCGGGATACCGTCGAACAGGATTTTCATATCCTCGACCGAATCGATGGCGACCCCGGCCTTGCCGACATCGCCGATCACGCGGGGGTGGTCGCTGTCATAGCCGCGATGGGTGGCGAGGTCGAAGGCGATGGACAGGCCTTTCTGCCCGGCCTCCAGATTTCGCCGGTAATAGGCGTTGGATTCCTCCGCCGTCGAAAACCCGGAATACTGGCGGACCGTCCAGGGCCGCGCCGCATACATCGTGGCGCGCGGACCGCGCAGGAAGGGCGCCAGCCCGGGCAGGGAATCAAGGTCTCCCAGCAATTCAAGGTCGGCGGCCGTGTAGAGCGGCTTGACCTCGATTCCCTCGAGCGTCCGCCAGGTCAGGTCGTCGGGGTTGCCGCCGCGCAACTCGCGTTCCGCCGCTGCCCGCCATTCATCCAGCGTCTTCTTCGGAAAATCAGCCATGGTTCCGCCACCAATCCATTCCGGTTTCCCGACTTATATCGGCGATACGGGTTAAGTGTCCAATAACGGTTCCGGGCGGAGAGCGTTCCGCCGCCGCCCCTTGCATTAAAAAGACCGTAGCCCGGGCAGTCAGGTACCGCACGGGCGGCGAAAAACGCTACCAGCAGAAGCGCGGCATGACGTAGCTGGGGGTCTGGCCTTCGAGTTCGCAGACCGCGCGGAGTTTTTCCGGATCGACCGAACCGCCGTCGACGAGTCCGAGGACCTTGCCGTGAATGCCGCCGGCAATCAGCAGCGAATCGATGCCGGCGCGGTTGGCGCCGCCGATATCGTGATAGAGCGAATCGCCGATGGCGAGGGCCGGCCGCGCATCCGGTTCAAGGGCGAAACACCGCTGATAGACCGGCGCATAGGGCTTGCCCCGGTAATCGACCCGGCCGCCCAGTTCAAGGTAGCGGCGCGCGGTTGTCCCCGGACAGATCGAAAAGCTGCCATCGGGAGCGACGCTGACGAAATCGGGGTTGGCGCAGACCATCGGCAGGTCGTGCGCCGCCGCTTCGATCAGATAGGGGTCGTAATCGCTCATATCCGCGGTCCCTGTCCGCGTACCCGCATTCAGGATGAAATCCGCCTCCGCGATGCTGTCCACCTCGGTCAGGCCCAGACCCTGCATGATGTCGCGGTCGTCATCCCATGTGAAGACAACGCATTTCCGGCCGAGGTCCCGGTAAAAGGGTTCGTTGCGCGCGTTCAGCGCCTGCCAGACCTCCTCGCCGGAGGTCACGCAGTGATCGTAGCAGTCCGGGGCGATCCCCATTTCCGCCATGCGGCGCGTACTGACGGACAGGCGCTTGGCCGAATTGGACAGGATGACGATCTTCTTGCCCCTGGCGCGCAATTCGCGCAGCGTTTCCACCGCGCCGTCATGCAGCGATTCGCCATTGTGGAGCACGCCCCACTGGTCGATCAGAAACAGGGCGTAGCGGTTCGCGACCGCCGCCAGACCTTCAAGATGTCCGATACTCATGCGCTGATCTGTGCGTCCTCGACGAAAGCGGGTGGCGGATCCTTGCTGAGCCGCGGCTCACCAAACAGGTAGCCCTGCCCGAAATCAATACTGAATTCGAGCAATTCCACCAATTCCGGTTCGCTTTCGACTTTCTCGGCAATCAGGTCGATGCCGGCTTCGTCCATGGTCTGCTTCAGTACCCGGACGCCGCCCAGCGCCATCCGCTCCTGCGCGATGTTCAGCAGCTTCTTCCCTTCTATCTTGATGAACTGGACGCCCTGCCGGGCAAGGCTGCCCAGGTTGAAGTCGAGTTCCGTGACCTGATCCATGGACAGGCGGTAGCCGGCGTTCGCCAGCCGCCGCAGGTCGCCGGCGGCCTCGTCCGTCAATTCGCCAATATCCCGCTGGGAAAGCTCCAGCACGAGACAGGGCGCCAGGTCCGGGCAATTCTCCAGGTATTCGATGAATTCGGGAAAGAAGGACCGGTCGGCGATCGTGTGGGGCGACACATTGCAGAAGAACGCCGTCGAATAATTCTGCCGCTGCGTCTTGCGCAACAGCTGAACGCAGCGGAACAGGAGCATGTTGTCGATTGCCGTTATCAGGTCGTTCTGCCTGGCGATAGCGATATACTGTTCCGGCAGGATCATCGTGCCGTCCGCCGCCCGGATGCGGCTGAAGCATTCATAATAGCGCCGCTTGCGTTGCGGCAGGCTGACAATCGGCTGCAGGTAAAGGTCGATGCGGTCCTGGCGCAGCCCGTCGCGGACGATGTCGATCACGGCGCCTTCGTCGAGGGCGTTGACGGCCCGGAATTTCTGCGCCGTGACGCTGGCGAGGTGCACCGCCGCCGCGGAGCGTTCTTCCGGCGGCGCATCGACGGAAAGGATACGTTCGCGCACCGCGGCATCCGACCCCTGGTCGGAGTAGAGCTGTTCGACCAGCGAATGCAGCACCTTCACCTCCGCCGCGACCTCGCGAATCCCGACGCCGTCGGCATCCGGCCCCATATGCCCGGCGCGCTCCAGCGCCTCGTAGATCCGGCGCACCTCGTCGCGCGCCCGCGACAGGTCGTCCTTGTTCTGGTTATACGCCTTGCGCAGCAGGTTCAGGCGCCGCACCAGCCGCCGGTAACTGTGCCGGCGGGACATGATTTCGTGCAGCAGGCCGCAGCACACGAACACGGCGAGGCCGAAGGCCGCCGCCGTCCACGGCGCCAGCCCCGGCACGAAACGCGGCAACCCGAAGGCAACCAGCGCGGCCGCCACCGCATATAGCACTGCTAAAACAAGATGCACCGCGATAGACACATATCTGCCTTTCCGTCACGCGCGTCCTGAAGAACGGCGGCACGGCAAACCTACGCCCAGATGGTGATATGAGC from Alphaproteobacteria bacterium harbors:
- the scpA gene encoding methylmalonyl-CoA mutase, with product MADFPKKTLDEWRAAAERELRGGNPDDLTWRTLEGIEVKPLYTAADLELLGDLDSLPGLAPFLRGPRATMYAARPWTVRQYSGFSTAEESNAYYRRNLEAGQKGLSIAFDLATHRGYDSDHPRVIGDVGKAGVAIDSVEDMKILFDGIPLDRMSVSMTMNGAVLPVLASFIVAGEEQGVPLEKLSGTIQNDVLKEFMVRNTYIYPPEPSMRIVADIIEYTAQNMPRFNSISISGYHMQEAGATCVQELAYTIADGIEYVRVALSKGLDVDAFAPRLSFFFCIGMNFFMEIAKLRAARVLWATLMQDLFQPKDEKSLMLRTHCQTSGVSLTAQDPYNNIIRTTVEAMAAGLGGTQSLHTNAFDEALALPSEFSSRIARNTQLVLQEETGITKVIDPLAGSYYVESLTASLIEEARRIIDEVEELGGMTKAVVAGVPKLRIEESAARRQARIDRGEEVIVGVNRYRAAAQDEVEILNIDNTAVREAQIRRLKTVRETRDEARCQETLQALGDAAAAGTGNLLALSVDAARARATVGEISDALEKTFTRHRAEIRAISGVYGAAYDHDAAFAEIRTAVEGFAAEEGRRPRMLVVKLGQDGHDRGAKIIATAFADIGFDVDIGPLFQTPDEAARQAVENDVHIIGVSSQAAGHRTLVPALIDGLKELGAEDILVVCGGVIPPKDYDELKALGVAAIYGPGTNIPVAAREIIQLIRRRREAA
- a CDS encoding TIGR01459 family HAD-type hydrolase; amino-acid sequence: MSIGHLEGLAAVANRYALFLIDQWGVLHNGESLHDGAVETLRELRARGKKIVILSNSAKRLSVSTRRMAEMGIAPDCYDHCVTSGEEVWQALNARNEPFYRDLGRKCVVFTWDDDRDIMQGLGLTEVDSIAEADFILNAGTRTGTADMSDYDPYLIEAAAHDLPMVCANPDFVSVAPDGSFSICPGTTARRYLELGGRVDYRGKPYAPVYQRCFALEPDARPALAIGDSLYHDIGGANRAGIDSLLIAGGIHGKVLGLVDGGSVDPEKLRAVCELEGQTPSYVMPRFCW
- a CDS encoding EAL domain-containing protein; its protein translation is MSIAVHLVLAVLYAVAAALVAFGLPRFVPGLAPWTAAAFGLAVFVCCGLLHEIMSRRHSYRRLVRRLNLLRKAYNQNKDDLSRARDEVRRIYEALERAGHMGPDADGVGIREVAAEVKVLHSLVEQLYSDQGSDAAVRERILSVDAPPEERSAAAVHLASVTAQKFRAVNALDEGAVIDIVRDGLRQDRIDLYLQPIVSLPQRKRRYYECFSRIRAADGTMILPEQYIAIARQNDLITAIDNMLLFRCVQLLRKTQRQNYSTAFFCNVSPHTIADRSFFPEFIEYLENCPDLAPCLVLELSQRDIGELTDEAAGDLRRLANAGYRLSMDQVTELDFNLGSLARQGVQFIKIEGKKLLNIAQERMALGGVRVLKQTMDEAGIDLIAEKVESEPELVELLEFSIDFGQGYLFGEPRLSKDPPPAFVEDAQISA